In a genomic window of Equus asinus isolate D_3611 breed Donkey chromosome 11, EquAss-T2T_v2, whole genome shotgun sequence:
- the GPR183 gene encoding G-protein coupled receptor 183, whose product MDINFTTPTIAPPGSNCDLYAHHGTARILMPLHYCIVFVIGLVGNLLALIVIVQNRKKINSTTLYSTNLVISDILFTTALPTRIAYYALGFDWKIGDALCRITALVFYINTYAGVNFMTCLSIDRFFAVVHPLRYNKMKRIEHAKGVCIFVWILVFAQTLPLLINPMSKEENGRTTCMEYPNFEETKSLPWILLGACFLGYVLPLVIILICYSQICCKLFKTAKQNPLTEKSGVNKKALNTIIFIIVVFVLCFTPYHVAIIQHMIKKLHFSDPLECSQRHSFQISLHFTVCLMNFNCCMDPFIYFFACKGYKRKVMKMLKRQVSVSISSAVRSAPEENSREITETQMMIHSKSLNGK is encoded by the coding sequence ATGGACATCAATTTTACGACACCCACTATAGCTCCTCCGGGAAGCAACTGCGATCTCTACGCACACCACGGCACAGCCAGGATCCTAATGCCTCTGCATTACTGCATTGTCTTCGTCATTGGGCTTGTGGGAAACTTGTTGGCCTTGATAGTCATTgttcaaaacaggaaaaaaatcaactctaCCACCCTATATTCAACAAATTTGGTGATTTCTGATATACTTTTTACCACTGCTTTGCCTACACGGATAGCCTACTATGCCCTGGGCTTTGACTGGAAAATCGGCGACGCCTTGTGTAGGATAACCGCTCTTGTGTTTTACATCAACACATATGCAGGCGTGAACTTCATGACCTGCCTGAGCATCGACCGGTTCTTTGCTGTGGTACATCCCCTGCGATACAACAAGATGAAAAGGATTGAACATGCAAAAGGCGTTTGCATATTTGTTTGGATTCTAGTATTTGCTCAAACACTCCCACTACTCATAAACCCTATGTCAAAGGAGGAGAATGGAAGGACTACATGCATGGAGTATCCAAACTTTGAAGAAACAAAATCTCTTCCCTGGATTCTGCTTGGTGCATGTTTCCTAGGATATGTGCTTCCACTCGTAATCATTCTCATCTGTTATTCTCAAATCTGTTGCAAACTCTTTAAAACTGCCAAACAAAACCCACTAACTGAGAAATCCGGTGTAAACAAAAAGGCTCTCAacacaattatttttataattgttgtgTTTGTTCTCTGTTTCACACCTTACCATGTTGCAATTATTCAACACATGATTAAGAAGCTTCATTTTTCTGATCCCCTGGAATGTAGCCAAAGACATTCATTCCAGATTTCTCTGCACTTTACAGTATGTCTGATGAACTTCAATTGCTGCATGGAcccttttatatatttctttgcatGTAAAGGGTACAAGAGAAAGGTAATGAAGATGTTGAAACGTCAGGTCAGCGTATCAATTTCCAGTGCCGTGAGGTCAGCCCCTGAAGAAAATTCACGTGAAATAACGGAAACTCAAATGATGATACATTCTAAGTCTTTAAATGGAaagtaa